Proteins co-encoded in one Bradyrhizobium sp. 170 genomic window:
- a CDS encoding sulfate ABC transporter substrate-binding protein gives MIRRILPLVAGLLWASSAFAADHTLLNVSYDPTRELYADFNKAFAAAYQKEAGKSVEIKQSHGGSGSQARAVIDGLQADIVTLALAYDIDAIAAKGLVAPDWQKRLSLNASPYTSTIVFLVRKGNPKAIKDWDDLIKPGVQVITPNPKTSGGARWNYLAAWGFAEKKFGSADKAKQFVGDLFKNVPVLDTGARGSTVTFVERGVGDVLLAWENEAFLAQREFGKDKFEIVAPPLSILAEPPVAVVDRVTDKKGTRAVAEAYLKYWYTKEGQEIAARNSYRPRDSEIAREYEKSFAKVELFTIDDVFGGWTKAQKDHFGEGGIFDQIYKN, from the coding sequence ATGATCCGTCGCATTCTGCCGCTCGTCGCCGGATTGCTCTGGGCGAGTTCGGCCTTCGCTGCCGATCATACCCTGCTCAATGTGTCCTACGATCCGACGCGCGAGCTCTACGCCGATTTCAACAAGGCGTTCGCCGCGGCCTATCAAAAGGAAGCCGGCAAGAGTGTGGAGATCAAGCAGTCGCATGGCGGCTCGGGCTCGCAGGCGCGCGCGGTGATCGACGGCCTGCAGGCCGACATCGTCACGCTGGCGCTGGCCTATGACATCGACGCCATCGCCGCCAAGGGGCTGGTGGCGCCCGACTGGCAGAAGCGTCTGTCGCTGAATGCATCGCCCTATACGTCCACGATCGTATTCCTGGTGCGCAAGGGCAATCCCAAGGCCATCAAGGATTGGGACGATCTGATCAAGCCCGGTGTGCAGGTGATCACGCCGAACCCGAAGACGTCAGGCGGCGCGCGCTGGAACTACCTGGCGGCGTGGGGCTTTGCCGAAAAGAAATTCGGTTCCGCCGACAAGGCGAAGCAATTCGTCGGCGATCTTTTCAAGAACGTGCCGGTGCTCGACACCGGTGCGCGCGGCTCGACGGTGACCTTCGTCGAGCGCGGCGTCGGCGACGTCCTGCTGGCGTGGGAGAACGAGGCGTTCCTGGCGCAGCGCGAATTCGGCAAGGACAAGTTCGAGATCGTGGCGCCGCCGCTGTCGATCCTCGCCGAGCCGCCGGTGGCGGTCGTCGACAGGGTTACCGATAAAAAAGGCACCCGCGCGGTTGCCGAGGCCTACCTGAAGTACTGGTATACCAAGGAAGGTCAGGAAATTGCCGCACGCAATTCCTATCGTCCGCGCGATTCGGAGATCGCGAGGGAATACGAAAAATCTTTCGCCAAGGTCGAACTTTTCACCATCGATGACGTTTTTGGTGGTTGGACCAAGGCGCAGAAGGATCACTTCGGCGAAGGCGGCATTTTCGACCAGATTTACAAGAATTGA
- the cysT gene encoding sulfate ABC transporter permease subunit CysT, whose protein sequence is MPGFGLTMGLTLTWLSVIILIPLAGLFLKTLELSPGQFWDILTSRRTLNALKISFGLSFAAACVNLVMGTIIVWALVRYRFPGRRLFDAIVDIPFALPTAVAGVALTQLFAQKGWLGAPLAELGIKVAFTPIGIFIAMVFIGIPFVVRTVQPVLIDLDPEIEEAAASLGANRWHTVFRVILPSLIPALLTGFALAFARAVGEYGSVIFIAGNLPNVSEIAPLLIVIRLSEFRYADATAIAVIMLLASFLIILVVNRLQRWAQTRIPAH, encoded by the coding sequence TTGCCCGGGTTCGGGCTCACCATGGGCCTGACCCTGACATGGCTCTCCGTTATCATCCTCATCCCGCTCGCCGGCCTGTTCCTCAAGACGCTCGAGCTTTCGCCGGGACAGTTCTGGGATATCCTCACCAGCCGCCGCACCCTCAACGCGCTGAAGATTTCGTTCGGCCTCTCCTTTGCCGCCGCCTGTGTCAATCTGGTGATGGGGACGATCATCGTGTGGGCGCTGGTGCGGTATCGCTTTCCGGGCCGGCGGCTGTTCGACGCCATCGTCGACATTCCCTTTGCGCTGCCGACCGCGGTCGCGGGCGTGGCGCTGACGCAATTGTTCGCGCAAAAGGGCTGGCTCGGCGCGCCGCTCGCCGAACTCGGCATCAAGGTGGCGTTCACGCCGATCGGGATTTTCATCGCGATGGTCTTCATCGGCATTCCGTTCGTGGTGCGGACGGTTCAACCAGTGCTGATCGATCTCGATCCTGAAATCGAGGAGGCGGCCGCGAGCCTCGGCGCCAACCGCTGGCATACGGTGTTCCGGGTGATCCTGCCGAGTCTGATCCCGGCGCTGCTGACAGGTTTTGCGCTGGCATTCGCGCGCGCCGTCGGTGAATACGGTTCGGTCATTTTCATTGCCGGCAATCTGCCGAACGTGTCGGAAATCGCGCCGCTCCTGATCGTGATCAGGCTGTCCGAATTTCGTTATGCCGATGCGACGGCCATCGCCGTCATCATGCTGCTGGCTTCGTTCCTGATCATCCTCGTCGTCAATCGCCTGCAACGCTGGGCGCAAACCCGCATTCCCGCGCATTGA
- the cysW gene encoding sulfate ABC transporter permease subunit CysW, with protein MSTQTSFVTPATPLGAYASTTDLAISPPSHRDARDRARAVGSPRDLRTEPAPVRFIIIALAVTFLTVFVVLPLAVVFASAFSKGISAYVTALAEPEALSAIRLTLLVAAISVTLNLVFGVIAAWAIAKFEFRGKTFLITLIDLPFSVSPVISGLVFVLLFGAQGYWGTWLQANNVHILFAVPGIALATIFVTFPFVARSLIPLMQEQGTQEEEAATSLGASGLQTFFRVTLPNIKWGLLYGVLLCNARAMGEFGAVSVVSGHIRGETNTMPLLVEILYNEYQFVASFAIASLLAMLALITLVVKTVLEQRLDEGQTPRDDPRDH; from the coding sequence ATGTCGACGCAAACGAGCTTTGTGACTCCAGCGACGCCGCTAGGGGCCTACGCGTCAACGACGGACCTCGCGATCTCTCCACCGTCGCACCGCGACGCGCGCGACCGGGCACGCGCGGTTGGTTCACCAAGAGACCTGCGGACCGAGCCGGCACCCGTCCGCTTTATCATCATCGCGCTTGCCGTCACCTTCCTCACCGTCTTTGTCGTGCTGCCGCTGGCCGTGGTGTTCGCATCGGCCTTTTCGAAAGGCATCAGCGCCTATGTCACTGCGCTCGCCGAGCCGGAGGCGCTTTCCGCGATCAGGCTGACGCTATTGGTTGCGGCGATCTCGGTCACGCTTAATCTCGTCTTCGGCGTGATCGCGGCCTGGGCAATCGCGAAATTCGAATTCCGCGGCAAGACCTTCCTGATCACGCTGATCGACCTGCCGTTCTCGGTCAGCCCGGTCATCTCGGGCCTCGTCTTCGTGCTCCTGTTCGGCGCCCAGGGCTATTGGGGCACGTGGCTGCAGGCGAACAACGTCCACATCCTGTTCGCGGTGCCGGGCATTGCGCTCGCCACCATCTTCGTGACCTTCCCGTTTGTCGCCCGCTCACTGATCCCCTTGATGCAGGAGCAGGGCACGCAGGAGGAGGAAGCGGCGACCTCGCTCGGAGCGTCAGGCCTGCAGACCTTCTTCCGCGTCACTCTGCCCAATATCAAATGGGGCCTGTTGTATGGCGTACTGCTGTGCAACGCGCGCGCCATGGGCGAGTTCGGCGCGGTGTCTGTTGTGTCGGGCCATATCCGCGGCGAGACCAACACCATGCCGCTGCTGGTCGAAATTCTCTATAATGAGTATCAATTCGTGGCGTCGTTTGCGATTGCCTCGCTGCTGGCGATGCTGGCCCTGATTACGCTGGTCGTGAAGACCGTTCTCGAACAGCGTCTGGACGAAGGACAAACCCCAAGGGACGATCCACGTGACCATTGA
- a CDS encoding sulfate ABC transporter ATP-binding protein: MTIEVKNIVKKFGAFAALDNVDLKVGKGELLALLGPSGSGKTTLLRIIAGLDWPDAGEVRIDGEDALGHGASERHVGFVFQHYALFRHMTVFENVAFGLRVQPRAIRKDEATIRARVKELLDLVQLDWLANRYPSQLSGGQRQRIALARALAIEPRILLLDEPFGALDAKVRKELRQWLRSLHSEIHVTSIFVTHDQEEALEVANRVVVMDKGRIEQIGTPGDVYDNPATAFVHGFIGESIVLPVEVTGGSVRLCGRPLNIAAEGAASGASKLFVRRHDMQIGPAGTGSLEGAVRHVRSFGPIQRAEVALSGGEGKTVIEIDAPRDRELQAGEIIGLQPRRYRIFAAQE, from the coding sequence GTGACCATTGAAGTCAAAAATATCGTCAAGAAATTCGGCGCGTTCGCCGCCCTCGACAATGTCGATCTGAAGGTTGGCAAGGGCGAATTGCTGGCGCTGCTTGGTCCGTCCGGTTCGGGCAAGACCACGCTGTTGCGGATCATCGCCGGCCTCGACTGGCCCGACGCCGGCGAGGTGCGGATCGATGGCGAGGATGCGCTGGGACACGGCGCGAGCGAGCGCCATGTCGGCTTCGTGTTCCAGCACTACGCGCTGTTCCGCCACATGACGGTGTTCGAAAACGTTGCCTTTGGCCTGCGCGTGCAGCCGCGCGCCATCCGCAAGGACGAGGCCACGATCCGCGCCCGCGTGAAGGAATTGCTCGATCTCGTGCAGCTCGACTGGCTGGCTAACCGCTATCCCAGCCAGTTGTCCGGCGGCCAGCGGCAGCGCATTGCGCTGGCGCGTGCGCTCGCGATCGAGCCGCGCATCCTGCTGCTCGACGAGCCCTTTGGCGCACTCGATGCCAAGGTGCGCAAGGAGCTGCGGCAATGGCTGCGCTCGCTGCATTCCGAAATCCACGTCACCTCGATCTTCGTCACCCATGACCAGGAAGAGGCGCTGGAAGTCGCTAACCGCGTGGTTGTCATGGACAAGGGCCGGATCGAGCAGATCGGCACGCCGGGCGATGTCTATGACAATCCCGCCACCGCCTTCGTCCACGGCTTCATCGGCGAGTCGATCGTGCTGCCGGTGGAGGTTACCGGCGGCTCGGTGCGGCTCTGCGGCCGGCCGCTCAATATTGCCGCCGAAGGCGCGGCCTCCGGCGCCTCAAAGCTGTTCGTCCGCCGCCACGACATGCAGATCGGGCCGGCGGGAACCGGCTCGCTGGAGGGCGCGGTGCGCCATGTCCGCTCGTTCGGCCCGATTCAGCGGGCGGAGGTCGCGCTCTCGGGCGGTGAGGGCAAGACCGTGATCGAGATCGATGCCCCCCGGGACCGGGAACTCCAAGCCGGCGAGATTATCGGCCTGCAGCCCCGCCGTTACCGGATCTTTGCCGCCCAGGAGTGA
- a CDS encoding CAP domain-containing protein, whose product MQQRPRPAFGILWGILSVKRATTAIIGLLLLAGCSADVKIPDQPAMYLDMAQPGATLDPVAAAIMISQYRQNNGLGTVVVDPELTRLAEQQSQAMAARNKMDHNVKGPLEKRLGASGYPAKLAVENVSAGYHTLAEAFSGWRDSPPHKANMLKNGVTKLGIAAAYAPGTKYKVFWTLILAST is encoded by the coding sequence ATGCAACAACGGCCGCGTCCAGCCTTCGGGATTCTTTGGGGGATTCTTTCAGTGAAACGGGCGACTACCGCCATTATCGGGCTTTTGCTGCTTGCCGGCTGCTCGGCAGACGTCAAAATCCCGGATCAGCCGGCCATGTATCTCGACATGGCGCAACCCGGGGCCACGCTCGATCCGGTCGCGGCGGCGATCATGATCTCGCAGTACCGCCAGAACAACGGCCTCGGTACCGTGGTGGTCGATCCCGAGCTGACCAGGCTCGCCGAGCAGCAGTCGCAGGCGATGGCGGCGCGTAACAAGATGGACCACAATGTGAAGGGCCCGCTGGAGAAGCGGCTGGGCGCCTCCGGCTATCCGGCGAAGCTCGCCGTCGAAAATGTCTCGGCCGGCTATCACACTTTGGCGGAAGCCTTCTCCGGCTGGCGCGATTCGCCGCCGCACAAGGCCAATATGCTCAAGAACGGTGTCACAAAATTGGGCATCGCGGCGGCTTATGCTCCAGGCACCAAATACAAGGTGTTCTGGACGCTCATCCTTGCATCAACCTGA
- a CDS encoding DUF3734 domain-containing protein gives MDHSNPAPATTPAKAQRVLVLQGGGALGSYQAGAFQALCRAGFEPEWVAGISIGAINAAIIAGNGPETRVDRLKEFWEMVSSPVSWSPVTSGDRARSLFNETSAALIATFGVPGFFTPRIPPAPLWPPGSPQSQSYYDTAPLKKTLERLVDFDRINDLKTRLSIGAVGVASGNLKYFDNFEFRKLGKKIGPEHVMASGALPPGFPSVEVEGEHYWDGGIASNTPLDHVLDEEFNRDLLIFQVDLFSARGDLPTSLLEAAEREKDIRYSSRTRMSTDKNKQIHNARKAVRDLLGKLPDHLNNDPSVEFLRKASKENTVTVVHLIYKSKNYESSSKDYDFSHVAMVEHWNAGVRDVHQSMRHKDVLERPQSGATMMAYDMTGDAPKSPGAKQE, from the coding sequence ATGGATCATTCAAACCCCGCGCCCGCAACCACACCTGCCAAAGCGCAGCGCGTGCTGGTCCTGCAGGGTGGCGGCGCGCTCGGCTCCTATCAGGCGGGCGCCTTTCAGGCGCTGTGTCGCGCAGGCTTCGAACCGGAATGGGTCGCGGGCATCTCGATCGGGGCCATCAATGCCGCGATCATTGCCGGCAATGGCCCTGAAACGCGCGTCGATCGCCTCAAGGAATTCTGGGAGATGGTGTCGTCTCCGGTGTCGTGGAGTCCGGTGACGTCGGGCGACCGCGCGCGCTCGCTGTTCAACGAAACCAGTGCCGCGCTGATTGCCACCTTCGGCGTGCCCGGATTCTTCACGCCGCGGATTCCGCCCGCGCCCTTGTGGCCACCCGGCAGCCCGCAATCGCAGAGCTATTACGACACCGCGCCGTTGAAGAAGACGCTGGAGCGGCTGGTCGACTTCGATCGCATCAACGATCTGAAGACGCGGCTCAGCATCGGCGCGGTCGGCGTGGCTTCGGGGAATCTGAAATATTTCGACAATTTCGAGTTCAGAAAGCTCGGCAAGAAGATCGGGCCGGAGCACGTCATGGCCTCCGGCGCGCTGCCGCCGGGCTTTCCTTCCGTCGAGGTCGAAGGCGAGCACTACTGGGACGGCGGCATCGCTTCCAACACGCCGCTCGATCACGTGCTGGACGAAGAATTCAACCGCGATCTCCTGATCTTCCAGGTCGACCTGTTCAGCGCGCGCGGCGACCTGCCGACGTCGCTGCTTGAGGCCGCCGAGCGGGAAAAGGACATCCGTTATTCCAGCCGCACCCGCATGAGTACCGACAAGAACAAGCAGATCCACAACGCGCGGAAGGCGGTGCGCGATCTGCTCGGCAAATTACCGGATCATTTGAACAACGATCCGTCGGTCGAATTCCTGCGCAAGGCTTCGAAGGAAAACACCGTCACGGTCGTGCACCTGATTTACAAGAGCAAGAATTACGAATCCTCGTCCAAGGATTACGACTTTTCGCATGTCGCCATGGTCGAGCATTGGAACGCAGGCGTCCGCGACGTTCATCAGTCGATGCGTCACAAGGATGTGCTCGAGCGCCCGCAATCCGGCGCGACCATGATGGCCTACGATATGACGGGGGATGCTCCCAAATCCCCCGGAGCCAAGCAGGAGTGA
- a CDS encoding 3-hydroxybutyrate dehydrogenase produces MGTLKGKTAVVTGSTSGIGLAYARAFAGAGANIVLNGMGVPADIERERSGIETDFKVRAVHSPADMTKPAEIAEMVALGEKTFGSVDILVNNAGIQFVAPIEEFPIEKWDAIIAINLSSAFHAIRAAVPGMKKRGWGRIINTASAHSLVASPFKSAYVSAKHGIAGLTKTVALEVATFKITCNCISPGYVWTPLVEHQIPETMKARNMTKEQVIKDVLLDAQPTKEFVTSEQVAALALFLCSDDAAQITGSNYSIDGGWIAA; encoded by the coding sequence ATGGGTACATTAAAAGGCAAGACCGCCGTCGTGACCGGCTCGACCAGTGGCATCGGATTGGCTTATGCGCGCGCTTTCGCCGGCGCCGGCGCCAATATCGTTCTCAATGGCATGGGCGTCCCGGCCGATATCGAGCGCGAGCGTTCCGGCATCGAGACCGATTTCAAGGTACGCGCGGTGCATTCGCCCGCCGACATGACCAAGCCCGCCGAAATCGCCGAAATGGTCGCGCTCGGCGAGAAGACCTTCGGCTCGGTCGACATCCTCGTCAACAATGCCGGCATCCAGTTCGTCGCCCCGATCGAGGAGTTTCCGATCGAGAAATGGGACGCGATCATTGCGATCAATCTGTCATCGGCATTTCATGCCATCCGCGCCGCGGTGCCCGGCATGAAGAAGCGCGGCTGGGGCCGCATCATCAACACCGCTTCCGCGCATTCGCTGGTGGCTTCGCCTTTCAAGTCGGCCTATGTCTCTGCCAAGCACGGCATCGCCGGGCTGACAAAAACGGTGGCGCTGGAGGTTGCGACCTTCAAGATCACCTGCAACTGCATCAGCCCGGGCTATGTCTGGACGCCGCTGGTCGAGCACCAGATCCCCGAGACCATGAAGGCGCGCAACATGACCAAGGAGCAGGTCATCAAGGACGTGCTTCTTGACGCCCAGCCGACCAAGGAGTTCGTGACGTCAGAGCAGGTTGCTGCGCTGGCACTGTTCCTGTGCAGCGACGATGCCGCCCAGATCACCGGGTCCAACTACTCCATCGACGGCGGCTGGATCGCCGCATAG
- a CDS encoding sulfite exporter TauE/SafE family protein has protein sequence MIDPLYVASGFGVGLLVGMTGVGGGSLMTPLLILLFGVHPSTAVGTDLLYAAATKTGGSLVHGVARSIHWPAVIRLASGSIPASIVTLLVLWQLELKGDSARSLINLVLCFALILTATSLIFRKAIMDRYRKRMERLGASTTGNATVLVGVALGVLVSISSVGAGAVGVTALLLLYPRLPMSSIVGSDIAHAVPLTLVAGIGHWALGSVDWALMGVLLIGSLPGIVIGSYCAVRVPETVLRLVLALVLILVASKLAFSELHLSTASVAAIARTATH, from the coding sequence ATGATTGATCCCCTCTACGTAGCGTCGGGATTCGGCGTCGGACTGCTGGTCGGAATGACGGGCGTCGGCGGCGGCTCGCTGATGACGCCGTTGCTGATCCTGCTGTTCGGCGTCCACCCCTCCACCGCAGTCGGCACCGACCTGCTCTACGCCGCGGCGACCAAGACCGGCGGCAGCCTGGTGCATGGCGTGGCCCGCAGCATTCACTGGCCGGCGGTGATCCGTCTCGCCAGCGGCAGCATTCCGGCGAGCATCGTCACGCTGCTTGTGCTGTGGCAGCTCGAACTCAAAGGGGATTCCGCGCGCAGCCTGATCAATCTGGTGCTGTGCTTTGCGCTCATCCTCACGGCGACGTCGTTGATCTTCCGCAAGGCGATCATGGATCGATACCGCAAGCGCATGGAACGGCTCGGCGCCTCGACGACCGGCAACGCGACCGTGCTAGTCGGCGTGGCGCTCGGTGTGCTGGTCTCGATTTCGTCCGTCGGCGCCGGCGCGGTTGGCGTCACCGCGCTGTTGCTGCTCTATCCGCGCCTGCCGATGTCAAGCATCGTCGGCTCCGACATTGCACACGCCGTGCCGCTGACGCTGGTCGCCGGCATCGGCCACTGGGCGCTGGGCTCGGTCGACTGGGCGCTGATGGGTGTGCTGCTGATAGGCTCGCTGCCCGGCATCGTGATCGGCAGCTACTGTGCGGTTCGCGTCCCGGAGACGGTGCTGCGGCTGGTGCTGGCCTTGGTGCTGATTCTGGTCGCCAGCAAGCTTGCCTTCAGTGAGCTGCATTTGTCGACGGCGAGTGTCGCGGCGATTGCCAGGACCGCCACCCATTAG
- a CDS encoding polysaccharide biosynthesis C-terminal domain-containing protein → MDTQSATASPAGLIARLRSLLGGSSEASVTRRLAGTIFIIRVFSAALAYFAQILLARWMGGSDYGVYVYVWTWVLLLGSMMDFGISASAQKIIPEYRTRGEHALLRGFLSGSRWITFAVSSIVSLLLASMVKGLSPWIDANAIVPLYIGCLTLPAFVVANTQDGIARSHDWMRLGLMPQFIVRQSLIIGLTAGAFALGFNLGATAAMWASAAAVWIAMIGQMIVLNRRLGGHIEPGPKAYDFRGWLAVSLPILMVESFYLLLSYTDVLVLQQFRSSEEVGVYFAVVKTLALVSFIHYAMAATTAHRFAEYHAQGDKARLSAYVAHAIQWTFWPSLAATILLLALGKPLLWLFGPQFVVGYDIMFIAAIGLVVRSAIGPVERLLNMLGHQHICALAYALAFVMNLVLCVMLVPRFGGHGAAAATSISLAFETVLLFWIVRRRLGLHVLAFGKR, encoded by the coding sequence ATGGATACGCAATCCGCAACCGCTTCACCTGCCGGCCTGATCGCGCGCCTGCGGTCCCTGCTTGGCGGCTCCAGTGAAGCCTCCGTCACCAGGCGGCTGGCCGGCACCATCTTCATCATCCGCGTCTTCAGCGCAGCGCTCGCCTATTTCGCGCAGATCCTGCTGGCGCGCTGGATGGGCGGCTCGGATTACGGCGTCTATGTCTATGTCTGGACCTGGGTGCTGCTGCTCGGCAGCATGATGGATTTCGGCATCTCGGCATCCGCGCAGAAGATCATTCCGGAGTATCGAACCCGCGGCGAACATGCCCTGCTGCGCGGCTTCCTCTCCGGCAGCCGATGGATCACGTTCGCCGTCTCCTCAATCGTTTCGCTGCTGCTGGCGAGCATGGTGAAGGGATTGTCGCCGTGGATCGACGCCAACGCGATCGTTCCCCTCTATATCGGCTGCCTGACGCTGCCGGCCTTTGTCGTCGCCAACACCCAGGACGGCATCGCGCGCTCGCATGACTGGATGCGGCTCGGCCTGATGCCGCAGTTCATCGTGCGGCAGTCGCTGATCATCGGCCTGACCGCCGGCGCCTTTGCGCTCGGCTTCAATCTCGGCGCCACCGCCGCGATGTGGGCCAGTGCCGCCGCGGTATGGATCGCGATGATCGGCCAGATGATCGTGCTGAACCGCAGGCTCGGCGGCCACATCGAGCCTGGCCCGAAGGCCTATGACTTCCGCGGCTGGCTCGCGGTCTCGCTGCCGATCCTGATGGTCGAAAGCTTTTATCTGCTGTTGTCCTACACCGACGTGCTGGTGCTGCAGCAGTTCCGCTCCTCCGAAGAAGTCGGTGTCTATTTCGCCGTGGTGAAGACGCTGGCACTGGTCTCCTTCATCCACTATGCGATGGCGGCGACGACGGCGCATCGCTTTGCCGAGTACCACGCGCAGGGCGACAAGGCGCGGCTGTCGGCCTATGTGGCGCACGCGATCCAATGGACATTCTGGCCGTCGCTGGCCGCGACCATCCTGCTGCTGGCGCTTGGCAAGCCGCTGCTGTGGCTGTTCGGACCGCAATTCGTGGTCGGCTACGACATCATGTTCATTGCCGCAATTGGCCTCGTGGTACGATCCGCCATCGGCCCGGTCGAGCGACTGCTCAACATGCTCGGCCACCAGCACATCTGCGCGCTGGCCTATGCGCTCGCTTTCGTCATGAACCTCGTGCTGTGCGTGATGCTGGTGCCGCGCTTCGGCGGCCATGGTGCTGCGGCCGCGACCTCGATCTCGCTGGCGTTCGAGACGGTGCTGCTGTTCTGGATCGTGCGCCGGCGGCTCGGACTGCACGTGCTGGCGTTCGGCAAACGCTGA
- a CDS encoding protein-disulfide reductase DsbD domain-containing protein has protein sequence MIVMVPLRAALGVAALCVACATSEVRAEDASPWQRDAHSAVRLLAGSRSGTVLLGGVAIQLQPGWKTYWRTPGDSGVPPRFDFSKSDNVEAVTVLWPAPKKFDDGAGGTALGYKQQVVLPLRIVAKNADKPVTLRAHISYAVCDKLCIPVEAHAELAFASVASTEDGNLSDALNTVPKPANIGDPNPLTIRDVKREGKNNVLVDVTAPEAKEVSLFVEGPTPDWALPVPRLVEQSPPGVKRFAFELDGLPPGASAEGAALKLTLVSGDRAYEFNVSLN, from the coding sequence ATGATCGTGATGGTTCCCCTGCGCGCCGCGCTCGGCGTCGCCGCCCTATGTGTCGCGTGTGCGACGTCTGAGGTTCGCGCCGAGGATGCCTCGCCGTGGCAGCGCGACGCGCATTCCGCAGTGCGGTTGCTGGCGGGATCGCGCAGCGGCACGGTGCTGCTCGGCGGCGTTGCCATCCAGTTGCAGCCGGGATGGAAGACCTATTGGCGGACGCCCGGCGATTCCGGCGTCCCGCCCCGCTTCGACTTCTCCAAATCGGACAATGTCGAAGCCGTGACCGTGCTGTGGCCGGCACCGAAGAAATTCGACGACGGCGCCGGCGGCACCGCGCTGGGATACAAGCAGCAGGTCGTGTTGCCCCTGCGGATCGTCGCCAAAAATGCCGACAAGCCGGTGACGTTGCGCGCCCACATCAGTTACGCCGTCTGCGACAAGCTCTGCATTCCGGTCGAAGCCCATGCCGAACTCGCTTTTGCCAGCGTCGCAAGCACCGAGGACGGCAACCTGTCCGATGCGCTCAATACGGTGCCGAAGCCCGCCAATATCGGCGACCCCAATCCGCTGACCATCCGCGACGTCAAGCGCGAGGGGAAGAACAATGTGCTGGTCGACGTGACCGCGCCCGAGGCCAAGGAGGTCAGCCTGTTCGTCGAGGGGCCGACGCCCGACTGGGCGCTGCCGGTTCCCAGGCTGGTCGAGCAAAGCCCGCCCGGCGTCAAACGCTTTGCCTTCGAACTCGACGGCCTGCCGCCCGGCGCCAGCGCTGAAGGCGCCGCGCTCAAACTGACGCTGGTCAGCGGCGACCGGGCCTACGAGTTCAACGTCAGTTTGAATTGA
- a CDS encoding YqgE/AlgH family protein produces MSPEGKTPKPVRRKAAGIGDNSSGEGYLDGRLLIAMPVMGDPRFERSVIYMCAHSPEGAMGIIVNRPAGSIDFPGLLVQLDIIEKADQIKLPENAETMQVLKGGPVDTGRGFVLHSSDFFIKDATLNIDEGICLTATVDILKAIAKGTGPKHAILALGYAGWAPGQLESEIQHNGWLHCDADPELIFGDDVDDKYQRALRKIGIDPGMLSNEAGHA; encoded by the coding sequence ATGAGCCCTGAAGGCAAGACACCGAAGCCCGTTCGCCGCAAAGCCGCCGGTATTGGCGACAATTCGTCCGGCGAGGGCTACCTGGACGGCCGGCTGCTGATCGCCATGCCGGTCATGGGCGATCCGCGCTTCGAGCGCTCCGTCATCTACATGTGCGCGCATTCGCCGGAAGGGGCGATGGGCATCATTGTCAACCGTCCGGCCGGCAGCATCGACTTCCCGGGACTGCTGGTGCAGCTCGACATCATCGAGAAGGCGGACCAGATCAAGCTGCCGGAAAACGCCGAGACGATGCAGGTGCTGAAGGGCGGCCCGGTCGATACCGGCCGCGGCTTCGTGCTGCATTCCAGCGATTTCTTCATCAAGGACGCGACGCTGAATATCGACGAAGGCATCTGCCTGACCGCGACAGTGGACATCCTCAAGGCGATCGCCAAGGGCACCGGACCGAAGCACGCGATCCTGGCGCTGGGCTATGCCGGCTGGGCGCCGGGCCAGCTCGAGAGCGAGATCCAGCACAATGGCTGGCTGCATTGCGACGCCGACCCGGAGCTGATCTTCGGCGACGACGTCGATGACAAATACCAGCGCGCGTTGCGCAAGATCGGCATCGATCCCGGCATGCTGTCGAACGAGGCAGGGCACGCGTAG